In Sphingobacterium thalpophilum, a genomic segment contains:
- a CDS encoding DinB family protein yields the protein MNTLLEEFENIIHEFSSQILEIYEDDFNQKLEPDKWSKKEILGHLVDSAFVNYQRFIRAQFEENPKIYYDQVAYCASAGYQHAETEKLCNLWRSVNEQLLFLFKQVIANKLTKRTCNDHSLEFLMLDYVVHLKHHRNQILSE from the coding sequence ATGAATACATTATTGGAAGAATTTGAGAATATTATCCATGAGTTTTCATCGCAAATTTTGGAAATATATGAAGACGATTTTAATCAGAAATTAGAACCAGATAAATGGAGCAAAAAAGAGATTCTAGGTCATCTAGTCGATAGCGCTTTTGTTAATTACCAACGGTTTATAAGAGCTCAATTTGAGGAAAATCCAAAAATATACTATGATCAGGTAGCCTATTGTGCATCTGCAGGTTACCAACATGCTGAGACCGAGAAATTATGCAATCTATGGCGATCGGTAAACGAACAATTGTTGTTTTTGTTTAAGCAGGTAATTGCGAACAAATTGACAAAAAGGACTTGTAATGACCATAGCCTCGAATTTTTAATGCTTGACTATGTGGTGCATTTGAAGCATCACAGAAATCAGATTTTGTCCGAATGA
- a CDS encoding SRPBCC family protein, with protein MRYKLYREQQLACDLDTAWSFFSSPMNLSEITPKDMGFVVTSNCDQKEIFEGMIIDYLVSPILRFPLKWKTKITQVEKNKSFTDFQLKGPYAYWSHFHEFIPNEKGVLMKDRVDYELPLGILGTIMHGVFVKKKLEQIFDYRYQVLEKLFNQTKN; from the coding sequence ATGAGGTACAAATTATACAGAGAACAACAATTGGCCTGCGATTTGGATACCGCTTGGTCTTTTTTTTCTTCACCCATGAATCTTTCAGAAATTACCCCAAAAGATATGGGGTTTGTTGTCACCTCAAACTGTGATCAAAAAGAAATTTTTGAAGGAATGATCATCGATTATTTGGTATCTCCGATTCTTCGGTTTCCGCTGAAGTGGAAGACCAAAATAACGCAAGTGGAAAAGAATAAAAGTTTTACTGATTTTCAACTAAAGGGACCTTATGCCTATTGGAGTCATTTTCATGAGTTTATTCCGAATGAAAAAGGAGTGCTAATGAAAGACAGGGTTGATTATGAATTGCCTTTGGGAATTCTAGGCACAATTATGCATGGAGTTTTTGTTAAAAAAAAGTTGGAGCAAATCTTCGATTACCGTTATCAGGTTTTAGAAAAATTATTTAATCAAACTAAGAATTAA
- the istA gene encoding IS21 family transposase encodes MSQIKQMIRLHQQGYAIKAIARSLSISKNTVKSYLFKIGEAKLNMTDLLAVEDPVLEGLLHSGNPAYRDPRFEDLKERLPHLEKELKRVGVTRKLLWEEYKVSYGQGYGYSQFCYHFSQLSVSSRSGTMVMQHEAADKLYIDFSGKKLHYIDIETGELINCEVFVACLPYSNYCYAKAVRSQTIPDFIGALNDCLWFLGGVPKALVPDNLKSAVTKSDRYEPDINRSMEDLANHYDTVVVPARAGKPRDYVCIFDM; translated from the coding sequence ATGAGTCAGATAAAACAGATGATCAGGCTGCACCAGCAAGGCTATGCTATAAAAGCCATAGCGCGCAGCCTTAGTATAAGTAAGAATACCGTAAAGTCCTATCTCTTTAAGATAGGTGAGGCAAAGTTAAACATGACCGACCTTCTGGCTGTGGAAGATCCCGTGCTGGAAGGTCTGCTGCATTCAGGTAATCCGGCCTATCGTGACCCTAGGTTCGAGGATCTCAAAGAGCGTTTGCCACATCTGGAGAAAGAACTTAAAAGAGTTGGCGTAACGCGTAAACTGCTTTGGGAAGAATACAAAGTATCTTATGGCCAGGGGTATGGTTACTCTCAGTTCTGTTATCACTTTTCACAGCTAAGTGTTTCTTCCCGTTCAGGAACCATGGTAATGCAACATGAAGCTGCAGACAAGCTCTATATCGACTTCTCCGGCAAGAAGTTGCATTATATTGATATTGAGACAGGTGAACTTATTAATTGCGAGGTATTTGTCGCCTGTCTTCCTTATTCCAATTACTGTTATGCAAAAGCTGTGCGTAGCCAAACAATCCCTGATTTTATTGGAGCGCTGAACGATTGCCTGTGGTTCCTGGGCGGAGTTCCCAAGGCACTGGTACCGGATAATCTAAAGTCGGCTGTAACCAAGAGCGATCGTTATGAACCTGATATCAACAGAAGTATGGAAGATCTGGCCAATCACTACGATACCGTTGTGGTTCCTGCTCGGGCAGGAAAGCCAAGGGATTATGTATGTATTTTTGATATGTAA
- a CDS encoding tyrosine-type recombinase/integrase gives MKQTAFAKYLTQFLVTYLVDERGCSRHTVSAYRDTISLLLTFMRDVHGIKADRLDFRDITRERILEFLDWLEKERHCSVSTRNARLAALHSFFRFLTYRYPDHMEHWQSILSLRIKKCAAAEVVYLTAEGMKLLLAQPDTTKKKGRRDQMLLSLMFECAGRVQEIIDLVPARFNFGKPTLLTLKGKGNKTRIVPLTEKLSIMLKKYMQEYGLLRDQATDYPLFANGRGDKLSRMGITAIMRKYSIKARTVDASLIPTGISPHSLRHSKAMLLQKSEVNIVAIRDFLGHASVTTTEIYARIDNRQKWDALEKTSLLPVSTELPEWQTNHGLLDWLESLGR, from the coding sequence ATGAAACAGACAGCTTTTGCAAAATATCTGACCCAGTTCCTCGTTACGTACCTTGTAGATGAGCGAGGTTGCTCCAGGCACACGGTCAGTGCATATCGGGACACGATCAGCCTTCTACTTACCTTCATGCGGGATGTTCATGGCATCAAAGCCGATCGTCTGGACTTTAGGGATATCACCAGGGAACGGATACTCGAATTCCTTGATTGGCTGGAAAAAGAAAGACATTGTAGTGTCTCCACACGCAATGCCAGACTGGCAGCACTCCATTCCTTCTTCCGGTTCCTTACTTACAGATATCCCGATCACATGGAGCATTGGCAATCAATACTCTCTCTGAGAATAAAAAAATGTGCTGCTGCAGAGGTGGTTTATCTGACCGCAGAGGGGATGAAGCTCTTGCTTGCCCAGCCCGACACAACAAAAAAGAAAGGAAGGCGTGATCAGATGCTTTTATCCCTGATGTTCGAATGTGCGGGAAGAGTACAGGAAATTATAGATCTGGTGCCAGCCAGGTTCAACTTCGGTAAGCCCACGCTACTTACGCTTAAAGGAAAGGGCAACAAAACACGTATAGTACCCCTAACCGAGAAATTATCTATCATGTTAAAAAAGTATATGCAGGAATACGGACTGTTACGGGATCAAGCTACAGACTATCCATTGTTCGCAAATGGACGGGGAGATAAATTGTCACGGATGGGCATAACGGCAATTATGCGCAAGTACTCTATTAAGGCAAGGACAGTGGATGCATCGCTTATTCCGACAGGAATAAGTCCGCACTCCCTGCGTCATTCCAAAGCAATGCTCCTTCAAAAAAGTGAAGTGAACATTGTTGCCATAAGAGACTTCCTTGGCCACGCATCGGTAACGACTACTGAAATATATGCCCGGATAGACAATAGGCAAAAATGGGACGCGCTCGAAAAAACCAGTTTGTTGCCGGTATCAACAGAACTACCGGAATGGCAAACCAACCACGGATTGCTTGATTGGTTGGAAAGTCTCGGAAGGTAA
- a CDS encoding tyrosine-type recombinase/integrase, translated as MNSGYVKRGVLAPLIRDFLAMRSNLGYRSKGPKYSLFAFDRFTMAKGLHDVTITQELATEWCNRRPNEAADTWSHRNCFLRQFAVYLSNLGYETYIPQAMKVPRQDTFIPYIFSDDEIKAIYIACDTLVLYDRHTRTSIMMLPALIRLLASTGIRIGEAVNLAINDVNLEQNYLTLRNTKNGTDRLVPISDSLAGVCKQYLRYRKLLPATSEYFFVKLNGLACPAKGIALWWAKILKTACIRRRGLTIGPRIHDLRHTFCVRSLAHSLSEGRDLYYILPILSTYMGHMSLASTDRYVRMTSEMYPELLGKTDSICSYIFSELNYR; from the coding sequence ATGAATAGCGGATATGTGAAACGAGGAGTACTGGCACCACTGATCCGAGATTTCCTTGCTATGCGCAGCAACCTCGGCTATAGATCAAAAGGGCCAAAATACAGTCTGTTCGCATTCGACAGGTTCACCATGGCCAAGGGACTGCATGATGTCACCATCACGCAGGAACTGGCGACCGAATGGTGCAACCGGCGACCAAACGAGGCGGCAGATACATGGAGCCATCGGAACTGTTTCCTCCGGCAGTTTGCAGTCTACTTATCTAACCTGGGGTACGAAACTTATATACCACAGGCGATGAAGGTACCGAGACAGGATACATTTATCCCATATATCTTTTCAGATGATGAGATCAAAGCTATTTACATTGCGTGTGATACGCTGGTACTTTACGACAGGCATACCAGAACCAGTATCATGATGCTCCCTGCATTGATCCGACTGCTTGCTTCAACGGGAATAAGGATTGGTGAGGCAGTAAACCTAGCAATAAATGATGTCAATCTGGAACAGAATTACCTGACGCTTCGAAACACCAAGAATGGAACAGACCGCCTGGTTCCGATATCTGATTCACTTGCCGGAGTATGTAAGCAATATCTGAGATACAGGAAACTATTGCCTGCAACAAGTGAATACTTTTTTGTGAAGCTCAATGGCCTGGCGTGTCCCGCCAAAGGAATTGCGTTATGGTGGGCCAAAATCCTCAAGACAGCTTGCATAAGACGCCGTGGGCTAACCATAGGGCCTCGTATCCACGATCTACGTCACACTTTCTGTGTCAGATCATTGGCTCATTCGTTGTCAGAGGGACGGGATCTTTATTATATCCTGCCAATCTTGTCAACCTATATGGGACATATGTCTCTAGCTTCAACAGATCGGTATGTTCGTATGACCTCCGAGATGTATCCTGAATTATTAGGAAAAACTGATAGCATCTGTAGCTATATATTCTCTGAACTCAATTATCGGTAA
- a CDS encoding site-specific integrase: MNNRYSSFGELSDSASDYLRDIGRSKQTISIYRWIWSRIRAYMVSNNISNCTSGTVTAYLSETYGSKSVSELTHHQKHCYRCALCLAQFAETGKMVEVINRREPIVLTGEFGNLIEQYVEQKKSMRLSEKTLRSYCYYLYRFQIYLHAQGISSPQALTPLTIINYVSLLLPDTAGAKHLALSIIRSFLAFLTGIGRTVKDLSLLIPRDNYKKQAKLPSVYTKQEVMVILDSMDRSTTTGKRDYALIMLAVRLGLRASDISGLEFGHILWQQNIICFSQKKTGETIKLPLTVDVGEALIDYIRYGRPSSQSAFVFLERLFPHGPIDAKRVSGAADRAIRQSGVEIGRRKHGSHALRHTMASMLLENQVSLPVISSILGHSSIQTSMCYLRIDIEGLRQCTLDVPGVQDTFYTQKGGAFYE; encoded by the coding sequence ATGAACAATCGTTATTCCTCCTTCGGGGAGTTATCAGATTCCGCATCCGATTATCTCAGAGATATCGGCAGAAGCAAACAGACGATATCCATCTACAGGTGGATATGGAGCCGGATCAGGGCATACATGGTGTCGAATAATATCAGCAACTGTACTTCCGGGACAGTAACCGCGTACTTAAGTGAGACCTATGGCAGCAAATCAGTTTCAGAGCTCACCCACCATCAGAAACATTGTTACCGTTGCGCGCTATGTCTTGCCCAGTTTGCCGAAACTGGTAAGATGGTCGAAGTCATAAATAGGCGGGAGCCGATAGTATTGACAGGGGAATTTGGGAACCTCATCGAACAGTATGTTGAACAAAAGAAATCGATGAGGTTAAGTGAAAAGACACTGCGAAGCTATTGCTATTACCTTTATCGCTTCCAGATTTATCTCCATGCACAGGGTATCAGCTCGCCTCAAGCCCTGACCCCACTAACCATCATAAATTACGTATCCTTACTGTTGCCGGATACAGCTGGAGCGAAACATCTGGCTTTATCCATCATCCGAAGCTTCCTTGCTTTTCTAACAGGGATTGGTAGAACTGTAAAAGACCTGTCCTTATTGATACCCAGGGACAATTATAAGAAGCAAGCTAAACTTCCATCTGTTTATACCAAACAGGAGGTGATGGTCATCCTTGATTCCATGGACAGGAGTACGACCACCGGAAAAAGAGATTACGCACTGATTATGCTGGCCGTACGGCTGGGCTTAAGGGCTTCGGACATCAGTGGCCTAGAGTTCGGTCATATCCTATGGCAACAGAATATCATTTGCTTCAGTCAAAAGAAAACCGGGGAAACGATCAAGCTCCCACTTACAGTTGATGTTGGGGAAGCACTTATTGACTATATCCGTTATGGCCGTCCATCTTCCCAATCTGCTTTCGTTTTCCTTGAGCGCCTATTTCCTCACGGCCCGATCGATGCCAAGCGTGTTTCCGGCGCCGCGGATCGCGCCATCCGTCAATCTGGGGTGGAAATTGGGAGAAGAAAACACGGATCGCATGCCTTACGACATACTATGGCCAGCATGTTACTAGAAAATCAGGTATCATTGCCCGTCATATCCAGTATTCTTGGACATTCCAGTATCCAGACATCCATGTGTTATCTCCGGATAGATATAGAGGGTTTGAGGCAGTGTACCCTGGATGTCCCCGGAGTCCAGGATACTTTCTATACCCAGAAAGGAGGTGCCTTTTATGAATAG
- a CDS encoding Mu transposase domain-containing protein codes for MRNRRFFDLESLNEAITSCIDKLNQTRMQNRSYCRQERFISSEKHLLGKLPASRFELKHYTELKVADNGHIYLGRDRHSYSVPHIYRRKKAQVVYTDRMVYIFVQGNQVAVHQRSLRPNSYTTNPEHLESSHREYMDISPEKYRKKASEISHSFEQLIIAIFNQKGRYPEQLYRTCDGLFRLQRTYSAAMFDKACNMAVENSMFSSKSVGNMLASGMAGWNEPQENEMPMPHHNNIRGAGYYS; via the coding sequence TTGCGCAACCGTAGGTTCTTCGATCTGGAATCGCTCAATGAAGCCATTACCTCGTGCATAGACAAGCTCAACCAGACACGAATGCAAAACCGCAGTTACTGCCGTCAGGAACGCTTTATCAGCAGTGAAAAGCATCTATTGGGCAAACTTCCTGCGAGCCGCTTTGAGCTGAAGCACTATACCGAGCTTAAAGTGGCTGACAACGGCCATATTTACTTGGGCCGCGACCGTCACTCTTATAGTGTACCGCATATCTACCGCAGGAAAAAAGCGCAGGTCGTATACACTGATCGTATGGTCTACATCTTTGTGCAAGGCAATCAGGTAGCTGTACATCAGCGTAGCCTGCGTCCAAACTCATATACCACCAACCCAGAACATCTAGAGTCCAGTCATCGTGAATACATGGATATTAGTCCTGAAAAATATCGCAAGAAAGCTTCTGAGATATCCCATTCATTCGAGCAGCTTATCATAGCGATATTCAATCAAAAGGGACGTTATCCCGAGCAGCTCTACCGTACCTGTGATGGGCTGTTTCGTTTGCAACGTACTTACTCCGCAGCCATGTTCGATAAGGCCTGCAACATGGCTGTAGAAAACAGCATGTTCAGTTCTAAATCGGTTGGAAATATGCTGGCCAGCGGTATGGCGGGATGGAATGAACCTCAAGAAAATGAAATGCCAATGCCTCATCATAACAACATCAGAGGTGCAGGTTATTATAGTTAA
- the istB gene encoding IS21-like element helper ATPase IstB, with product MNIEKHLKMLRLNGMEQHWRAMKETRQHGTLNFEQGLEMLLQSEVDDRESKRYDRLKKNAAFRYQASIEEINMDATRGIDHSLITDLATGGYMEKAEPIIITGAAGCGKSFMASAFGLKACAQGKRVAYYNLQKLLQRSKMARLEGSLQKLMDRLAKTDLLILDDFGIVRLEQQQRLDLMEIFEDRHGRKATIIASQLPVASWYDIIGEDTIADAILDRIVHVSHRIELKGYDNNMDM from the coding sequence ATGAACATTGAAAAACACCTAAAAATGCTTCGTCTGAATGGCATGGAGCAACATTGGAGAGCGATGAAAGAAACACGCCAACATGGCACACTGAACTTTGAGCAAGGGCTGGAGATGCTTTTGCAGTCTGAAGTCGATGATCGTGAGAGTAAACGCTATGACAGGTTGAAAAAGAATGCTGCATTCCGCTATCAGGCCTCTATTGAAGAAATCAATATGGATGCCACTCGAGGTATTGACCACTCGCTTATTACCGATCTTGCAACTGGGGGTTATATGGAGAAAGCCGAACCAATCATTATCACAGGGGCAGCTGGCTGTGGAAAATCTTTTATGGCCTCCGCTTTCGGATTGAAGGCTTGTGCACAGGGAAAAAGAGTGGCTTATTACAATCTGCAGAAGCTATTGCAACGTTCAAAAATGGCAAGATTGGAAGGAAGCCTACAAAAACTTATGGACAGACTAGCCAAAACGGACCTTCTCATCCTGGATGACTTCGGTATTGTGCGACTGGAACAACAGCAACGGTTGGATCTCATGGAGATCTTTGAGGACAGACATGGCAGAAAGGCTACCATCATAGCAAGTCAATTACCCGTGGCAAGTTGGTATGATATAATCGGTGAGGATACTATTGCCGATGCAATACTAGATAGAATTGTCCATGTGTCTCACAGGATTGAACTTAAAGGCTATGACAACAATATGGATATGTAA
- a CDS encoding tyrosine-type recombinase/integrase encodes MATNNIAKYITGFLGVYLPHERNVSPNTISAYRDGFVSFFSFLRDEKQIKIENAILSDINRDNVVEYLRWLIERQGNSIATRNNRLAAIHSFVAYLQYDSIEYLDQWQKVLKIGNLKKAHPTPVYFTKEGIKLLLEQPDSASYQGLRHLTVLALMYDTGCRVQELADLTVESMRIQYQPYSIKVYGKGRKVRIVPLSEHVVVILKKYMERYNVDYEIDIKRPIFCNSAGNKLTRAGITYILKKYADMARIYDSNLIPEVTSCHQLRHSRAIHLLQSGVNLVWIRDLLGHTSVQTTEIYARADSKQKREAIEQASECLTPNQVTGEWIDNSNLITWLKGLGKK; translated from the coding sequence ATGGCAACGAATAACATAGCAAAATATATCACAGGTTTCCTTGGTGTGTATCTTCCGCACGAGCGAAACGTCAGCCCCAATACCATATCCGCGTACCGCGATGGTTTTGTCTCCTTTTTTTCCTTCTTGAGGGATGAGAAACAGATAAAGATTGAAAATGCGATTTTGTCAGATATTAATAGGGATAATGTGGTTGAATATCTACGATGGCTGATTGAGCGGCAGGGAAACAGTATTGCGACGCGCAATAATAGATTGGCAGCGATACATTCCTTTGTAGCATATCTTCAGTATGATAGCATCGAATACCTGGATCAGTGGCAAAAAGTCCTGAAGATTGGAAATCTGAAAAAAGCACATCCTACCCCGGTATACTTTACAAAAGAAGGAATAAAGCTTCTACTTGAACAACCGGATAGTGCATCTTATCAAGGGCTGAGACACCTTACGGTCCTTGCTTTGATGTATGATACAGGTTGTCGGGTACAGGAACTGGCTGACCTGACGGTAGAGTCAATGCGAATACAGTATCAGCCATACTCGATCAAGGTATATGGAAAAGGAAGAAAAGTGAGAATAGTACCGCTTTCTGAGCATGTCGTCGTAATACTCAAGAAGTATATGGAAAGGTACAATGTTGACTACGAGATTGATATAAAAAGACCGATCTTTTGTAATAGCGCGGGGAATAAACTCACCAGAGCCGGTATAACCTATATCTTAAAGAAATATGCAGATATGGCCCGTATATACGATTCTAATCTTATTCCCGAGGTTACCAGTTGCCATCAGTTAAGGCATAGTCGCGCAATCCACCTGTTGCAATCTGGTGTAAATCTGGTTTGGATAAGGGATCTTTTGGGGCATACCTCGGTCCAGACCACAGAGATATATGCAAGGGCCGACTCAAAACAGAAAAGAGAGGCTATAGAACAGGCATCGGAATGCCTTACACCTAACCAGGTTACCGGAGAATGGATCGATAACAGTAACTTGATAACTTGGCTGAAAGGGCTGGGTAAGAAATAA
- a CDS encoding tyrosine-type recombinase/integrase, with the protein MTDPFDYRGVLAPYMKALIRIKESCGSTVLSTKWTYKEFDEFTIIYGLSNPVITKDLIGAWAKSRENDCSRTFYGKCSRLAQLAKYMNEHGVKSYIMPLPKCTNDRGFVPYIFTEEQMLAIFRESDGLQRGSHRKDDPIISLPCLFRLLYSTGLRITEATSLRNKDVDPDRNVLRVGTWGNTKNGEERLVPICSSLKEALLKYLHYRSMLPVKGVTDSERPFFIKLNGTAVSSANAYNWFKKVYTKCGIAYKGECFGPRVHDIRHTMATHSLAKMIRKGLDVYTALPLLAACLGHKSLTSTEEYVRLTCNEYPELLEMCISLNEFIYPQKDGNE; encoded by the coding sequence ATGACTGATCCATTTGACTATCGGGGAGTATTGGCTCCTTATATGAAAGCCCTGATCCGGATCAAAGAATCCTGTGGGTCCACCGTGCTATCAACCAAATGGACTTACAAAGAGTTTGACGAGTTCACCATAATATATGGTTTATCAAATCCAGTTATCACGAAAGATCTGATAGGTGCCTGGGCAAAGTCCAGGGAAAATGATTGTAGTAGAACATTCTATGGAAAATGCTCCCGTCTGGCCCAACTGGCGAAATACATGAATGAGCACGGGGTTAAATCATATATCATGCCTTTGCCAAAATGTACGAACGATCGTGGTTTTGTACCCTATATCTTCACTGAAGAGCAGATGCTGGCCATATTCCGGGAATCTGACGGGCTTCAGCGAGGAAGCCATCGAAAAGATGACCCAATTATATCCCTACCCTGTCTTTTTCGACTTTTATATAGTACAGGCCTAAGAATCACAGAAGCAACCTCGCTGCGAAACAAGGATGTGGATCCCGACAGGAATGTATTAAGGGTTGGCACTTGGGGCAATACTAAAAATGGAGAAGAACGCCTGGTTCCCATATGCAGCTCTTTAAAGGAGGCCCTTCTGAAATATTTACATTACAGGAGCATGCTCCCCGTAAAAGGCGTTACTGATAGCGAACGTCCATTCTTCATTAAATTGAATGGTACAGCCGTGTCTTCCGCCAACGCATACAACTGGTTCAAAAAGGTATATACGAAATGTGGAATTGCATATAAAGGTGAATGCTTTGGTCCTCGGGTGCATGATATAAGACACACCATGGCAACGCATTCTCTTGCAAAAATGATAAGAAAAGGGCTTGATGTGTACACTGCCCTTCCATTACTGGCTGCTTGTCTGGGACACAAGTCTCTTACATCCACCGAAGAATATGTGAGACTCACCTGCAACGAATATCCCGAACTATTGGAAATGTGTATTTCCCTCAATGAATTTATATATCCCCAAAAAGATGGCAACGAATAA
- a CDS encoding tyrosine-type recombinase/integrase, producing MEIQNLIERTNQLLKEARYSGSRIYTYNWLWKKGILVYMHSRGLVDYDENVGNEYMLTCRDGFNVTFHHRDLIKSIEVLTHVLLDSNLGGRRQHVVQHPLRGDIGAAAIQYLEYLKSLGLNEKKTLQRYRKTMSNFIEYLLELGIDNRSGITEEAIVRYVESREYQQKEYIDTTRRFLLFLFRENIIAKDYSYMLKSLGKKIKRVKAPSFYAPDEVQKIETSISRSSNIGKRNYAMLLLCSRLGLRVSDIANLSFSDINWETNKITLVQYKTGNPLTLPLLPIVGNAIIDYVRYARPKSMSDKVFLSCRPPYGALNGGAVHGAILIVFKSSGIEFGNRHHGGHALRFSLAQRMLDKSTPISIISETLGHSEADTTRTYVRIDLSHMLGCVLDVPESSDCFYTQRGGWFYD from the coding sequence ATGGAAATTCAAAATCTTATTGAACGTACTAACCAACTTTTAAAAGAGGCCAGATATTCAGGCAGTCGTATCTACACCTATAATTGGTTGTGGAAGAAAGGCATCCTTGTTTATATGCACTCAAGAGGCTTGGTTGACTACGACGAAAACGTCGGCAACGAATATATGCTGACGTGCCGTGATGGTTTCAACGTTACATTCCATCATCGCGACCTTATTAAAAGTATTGAAGTGTTGACCCATGTTTTGTTGGATAGCAATCTGGGAGGGAGAAGACAGCATGTGGTACAACATCCCTTACGGGGTGACATCGGCGCCGCCGCTATTCAGTATCTTGAATACTTGAAATCCCTGGGCTTAAATGAGAAGAAGACACTTCAGCGTTACAGAAAAACAATGAGCAACTTTATAGAATATCTACTCGAACTGGGAATAGACAATCGTTCGGGAATAACCGAAGAAGCTATAGTGAGGTATGTTGAGAGTCGCGAATATCAACAGAAGGAGTATATTGATACTACGCGCCGCTTTCTATTATTTCTCTTCCGCGAAAATATAATTGCAAAGGACTATTCCTATATGCTAAAATCACTTGGTAAAAAAATCAAGCGTGTAAAGGCCCCTTCGTTCTATGCTCCAGATGAAGTACAGAAGATAGAGACATCGATTTCCCGTTCAAGCAATATTGGAAAACGCAACTATGCTATGCTATTATTATGCTCCCGTCTAGGGCTGCGCGTCTCGGATATAGCCAATTTGAGTTTTAGCGACATAAATTGGGAAACCAATAAAATAACGCTTGTGCAATATAAGACCGGAAATCCATTGACACTTCCACTTTTACCTATAGTTGGTAATGCCATTATCGACTATGTTCGGTATGCACGCCCAAAATCCATGTCAGACAAAGTGTTTTTAAGTTGTCGTCCTCCATATGGGGCACTTAATGGAGGAGCGGTTCATGGAGCCATCTTAATTGTTTTTAAGTCTTCTGGAATCGAATTCGGGAACAGGCATCATGGAGGGCATGCATTGAGATTCAGTCTGGCGCAAAGAATGCTGGACAAATCCACGCCAATCTCAATTATATCGGAAACACTGGGTCACTCCGAAGCAGATACAACAAGAACCTATGTCCGGATAGACCTGTCACATATGCTGGGATGCGTACTAGATGTTCCGGAATCCAGCGATTGCTTTTATACGCAGAGAGGAGGGTGGTTCTATGACTGA